A genome region from Columba livia isolate bColLiv1 breed racing homer chromosome 2, bColLiv1.pat.W.v2, whole genome shotgun sequence includes the following:
- the LOC135578625 gene encoding feather beta keratin-like: protein MACYDVCRPCGPTPLANSCNEPCSLQCQDSRVVIQPPAVVVTLPGPILTSHPQSTAVGSSASAAVGNELGAQGVAINSGSFGYGFGGLGGFAGRRGGYIC, encoded by the coding sequence ATGGCCTGCTACGACGTCTGCCGCCCCTGCGGACccaccccgctggccaacagctgcaacgagccctgttccctgcagtgccaggactcccgcGTCGTCATCCAGCCTCCCGCCGTGGTGGTCACCCTGCCAGgacccatcctcacctcccacccccagagcaccgCCGTCGGATCCTCCGCATCGGCTGCCGTGGGCAACGAACTCGGCGCTCAGGGAGTTGCCATCAACTCTGGCAGCTTTGGTTACGGCTTCGGGGGCCTGGGCGGCTTCGCCGGCAGAAGGGGTGGATACATCTGCTAA
- the LOC135578624 gene encoding feather keratin-like, whose protein sequence is MEAKKAGMKHHPEAIFQSWISSEAQTGLQGPLHTTHMACYNACRSWGPTPLANSCNEPCSLQCQDSRVVIQPPAVLVTLPGPILTSHPQSTAVGSSASAAVGNELGAQGVAVNSGSFGYGFGGRGCFNGRRGGYIC, encoded by the exons ATGGAAGCAAAGAAGGCTGGGATGAAACACCATCCAGAGGCAATATTTCAATCCTGGATCAGCTCCGAAGCCCAGACCGGCCTGCAAG GGCccctccacaccacacacatggcCTGCTACAACGCCTGCCGCTCCTGGGGACccaccccgctggccaacagctgcaacgagccctgttccctgcagtgccaggactcccgcGTCGTCATCCAGCCTCCCGCCGTGCTGGTCACCCTGCCAGgacccatcctcacctcccacccccagagcaccgCCGTCGGATCCTCCGCATCGGCTGCCGTGGGCAACGAACTCGGCGCCCAGGGAGTTGCTGTCAACTCCGGCAGCTTTGGCTATGGCTTCGGAGGCCGGGGCTGCTTCAATGGTAGAAGGGGTGGATACATCTGCTAA